A window of the Harmonia axyridis chromosome 5, icHarAxyr1.1, whole genome shotgun sequence genome harbors these coding sequences:
- the LOC123679883 gene encoding glucoside xylosyltransferase 1 translates to MRIKKSDQLKLKTFLKLFFLCLAVFILLFLYLIWNLSPITENIVTEPVVFKRHDVVVAVVACGDRFEETMTMLKSALMFTTIHINFLVVSDDKLIDRFKEKLGQWKTLTKNRFSYKVLPLTFPVDEAEEWKKLFKLCASQRLFLPELLKDVDSLLYMDTDTLFLTPVEDVWDHFYKMNSSQMAALAPEHEEPNVAWYNRFAKHPYYGKLGVNSGVMLMNLTKMRAFRWSEYVVPIYKKFKLKITWGDQDIINIIFHYHPGKLYIYPCRYNFRPDHCMYNSVCKSAEKKGVAVLHGSRGFFHSDKQPVFKAIYQAVEEFNLGTDSKQIFLQSVETYLEEKKNTNCGHVRDIFLKNLKNYIEE, encoded by the exons ATGAGAATAAAAAAGAGCGATCAACTAAAGTTAAAAACTTTTCTGAAACTATTTTTCCTTTGCCTAGCTGTGTTCATTTTGTTATTCCTGTATTTAATTTGGAACCTTAGTcctataactgaaaatatagtcACTGAGCCTGTTGTCTTCAAAAG ACACGATGTTGTTGTTGCTGTTGTTGCCTGTGGTGACCGCTTCGAAGAAACAATGACAATGTTAAAATCAGCACTAATGTTTACAAcaattcatataaattttttggTTGTCTCAGATGATAAATTAATCGATAGATTTAAAGAAAAG tTAGGACAATGGAAAACTCTAACTAAAAATCGTTTCAGTTACAAAGTATTACCTTTAACATTTCCAGTTGATGAAGCTGaggaatggaaaaaattattcaaattgtgTGCATCTCAGAGACTGTTTTTACCA gAACTCTTGAAAGATGTTGATTCCCTTTTATATATGGACACTGATACTTTGTTCCTTACACCTGTTGAAGATGTTTGGGATCATTTTTATAAAATGAATTCTAGTCAAATGGCAGCTCTGGCTCCTGAACATGAAGAGCCTAATGTAGCTTGGTACAATAGATTTGCTAAGCACCcttattatggaaaattag GAGTAAATTCAGGAGTTATGCTTATGAATTTAACAAAAATGAGAGCATTTCGATGGAGTGAATATGTAGTTCCAATTtataaaaagttcaaactaaaaattacatgGGGCGATCAAGACATAATAAATATCATATTCCATTATCATCCAG GAAAATTATACATTTACCCTTGTCGATATAACTTTCGACCAGATCATTGCATGTACAACAGTGTGTGTAAATCAGCAGAAAAAAAAGGAGTTGCAGTACTGCATGGTTCAAGAGGATTTTTCCATTCCGACAAACAACCTGTATTCAAAGCAATTTATCAAGCTGTAGAAGAG ttcaaCTTGGGTACTGATTCTAAACAAATCTTTCTTCAGAGTGTTGAGACTTActtggaagaaaaaaaaaatactaactGTGGACATGTAagagatatatttttaaaaaatttgaaaaattatatcgAAGAGTAA
- the LOC123679891 gene encoding RPII140-upstream gene protein, with protein sequence MIKYLNKYKSPGIMLGALFPLTSENDFDKVEVGVVEEQTSDGWQRLQKMFEIDEFGDMSNELTVVSQTAMVSGFAGLIYGGVMNSRTAYTDFMRHNTATSFSSHFEAKRKLQDAVTKSFGKGAWKWGWRVSLFTTSFVGISTMVSVYRGKSGIREYIVGGALTGTLYKWQMGPRGWIVGGLLGSVLGLFSGSISYGLLKMNGLTMSELRKYQADVGKVRKNLIKEGMRLKEEEDDALIKAHREKLVSENKI encoded by the exons atgattaaatatttgaataagtACAAATCTCCAGGCATCATGTTGGGTGCACTATTTCCATTAACTTCAGAGAATGACTTCGATAAAGTTGAGGTTGGTGTTGTAGAAGAACAAACCTCTGATGGATGGCAAAGATTgcaaaaaatgtttgagattga TGAATTTGGAGATATGAGTAATGAACTAACTGTTGTTAGTCAAACAGCTATGGTGAGCGGTTTTGCAGGCTTAATTTATGGAGGTGTTATGAATAGTAGGACTGCCTACACTGATTTCATGAGACATAACACGGCAACATCATTTAGTTCTCATTTTGAAGCAAAA AGGAAGCTCCAAGATGCTGTGACAAAAAGCTTTGGTAAAGGAGCTTGGAAGTGGGGCTGGCGGGTCAGTTTATTCACTACATCTTTTGT gGGAATTTCAACAATGGTGTCGGTTTATAGGGGAAAAAGTGGCATTCGTGAATATATTGTGGGAGGAGCACTTACAGGTACTTTATACAAATGGCAAATGGGACCAAGAGGATGGATTGTTGGAGGGCTATTAG GTAGTGTATTGGGTCTCTTCTCAGGGTCAATATCTTATGGTTTACTAAAAATGAATGGATTAACAATGAGTGAATTGCGGAAATATCAAGCTGATGTAGGAAAAGTTAGGAAAAACTTGATCAAAGAAGGAATGAGactaaaagaagaagaagatgatgCCTTGATTAAGGCACATAGGGAAAAGCTAGTTTCAGAGAATAAAATTTAA